A portion of the Perognathus longimembris pacificus isolate PPM17 chromosome 20, ASM2315922v1, whole genome shotgun sequence genome contains these proteins:
- the Vsig10l gene encoding V-set and immunoglobulin domain-containing protein 10-like isoform X3, whose protein sequence is MGTSWALPLFLLLGSGVQILPLGSTLGLQQTSVSLDAVNSSQSLGLKVPSIRSPSPNSDQSVGSQPAHEISGSTALPESLNGKDEPGSLWPHASTERGTSIQDPTFSELSGSNVFSDILDAQIPVQNATPLFSPKTPASNISAQDTKALVSAPGLKLPTKSQDLELSAYSPELKVSLETHPAESFPQQARGGLELASAQMEDTGLYTVEVIRGGVSRQVQEFTVDVYEPLPQLSVQPKAPETEEGAAELRLRCVGWKPGRGKLSWSRDGRALEAADPEGSASQPRIRAEGDQLRIARPGRGDQARYTCSVRSPFGHREAAALVSVFYGPDPPVITVSSDRDASPAHFVSAGTDVTLRCAAASRPPADIAWSLADPAEAAVPAGPRLLLPAVGPGHAGAYACIASNPRTGRRRRSVFNLTVAALPPGSPQCSVEGGPADLSLRFRCSWPGGVPAASLQFQGLPEGLRAGPASSTLLVAVPAHPRLSGMTITCLARHLAATRTCTVTPEAPQEVLLHPLVAETRSGETEVVLEASGCPPPSRAVWAREGRPLAPGGGGRLRLSQDGRKLFISNFSLDWDLGNYSVLCSGALGAGGNQITLAGPSISSWKLQRARNAAVLTWDVERGALISGFEIQAWTQRSDLSRVTNYRDWVTLLFLGPGERSAVVPLSPGNPRTWVLRILPVLGAHPGTPSQSRVYQTGPTLSPGAIAGIILGSLLGLALLVGLIVLCICCLRHSRGKAPTGKQGPLNFAPMITPPRKTTQKSVTPVQTPQPLPIKFPLKDPSPDRDHQLISPHPVICPGGGSRTVRTATQV, encoded by the exons ATGGGCACCTCCTGGGCTTTGCCCCTCTTCCTACTCCTAG GCTCTGGAGTCCAGATCCTTCCTCTCGGATCTACCTTGGGGCTTCAGCAAACCTCTGTCTCCTTAGATGCTGTCAACtcctctcagagcctggggttGAAAGTTCCCTCCATCCGATCCCCAAGCCCGAACTCAGATCAGTCTGTAGGTTCCCAACCAGCTCATGAAATCTCTGGTTCTACGGCTCTTCCTGAATCCCTAAATGGAAAAGATGAGCCCGGGTCCCTGTGGCCACATGCTTCCACGGAGAGAGGAACGTCCATCCAGGATCCTACCTTCTCAGAGCTCTCTGGCTCTAACGTGTTTTCTGACATCTTGGATGCTCAAATTCCTGTCCAAAATGCCACACCTCTCTTCTCCCCGAAGACCCCGGCTTCCAATATTTCTGCTCAAGATACCAAAGCATTGGTCAGTGCTCCTGGTTTGAAACTCCCCACCAAGAGTCAGGACCTTGAACTTTCTGCCTACAGCCCTGAACTCAAAGTTTCTTTAGAAACCCATCCAGCGGAAAGCTTCCCCCAGCAG GCGAGAGGGGGGCTGGAACTTGCTTCTGCACAGATGGAAGACACAGGGCTCTACACTGTGGAGGTCATTCGGGGCGGGGTCTCTCGGCAGGTTCAGGAGTTCACAGTGGATGTGTATG AGCCTCTCCCCCAGCTGTCGGTGCAGCCCAAGGCCCCAGAGACAGAAGAGGGGGCCGCCGAGCTCCGGTTGCGTTGCGTGGGGTGGAAGCCGGGTCGCGGGAAGCTGAGCTGGAGCCGGGACGGCCGCGCCCTGGAGGCTGCAGATCCCGAAGGCAGCGCCTCGCAGCCCCGAATCCGCGCAGAGGGCGACCAGCTGCGCATCGCGCGCCCTGGGCGCGGGGACCAGGCCCGGTACACCTGCAGCGTCCGCAGCCCCTTCGGCCACCGCGAGGCCGCGGCCCTCGTCAGCGTCTTCT ATGGCCCAGACCCGCCCGTTATCACTGTCTCTTCCGACCGCGACGCCTCCCCGGCCCATTTCGTGTCCGCGGGCACCGACGTGACCTTGCGCTGCGCCGCCGCCTCGCGGCCGCCCGCCGACATCGCCTGGAGCTTGGCGGACCCCGCGGAGGCGGCGGTGCCAGCCGGGCCTCGCCTCCTGCTGCCCGCCGTGGGGCCGGGCCACGCGGGCGCCTACGCCTGCATCGCCTCGAACCCGCgcaccggccgccgccgccgctcggtGTTCAACCTCACGGTGGCGG CGCTTCCCCCGGGGTCCCCACAGTGTTCAGTGGAAGGCGGTCCTGCGGATCTCAGCCTCCGTTTTCGCTGTTCGTGGCCTGGCGGGGTCCCGGCTGCCTCCCTGCAGTTCCAGGGTCTTCCCGAAGGCCTTCGTGCAGGGCCGGCTTCCTCGACTCTCCTGGTGGCCGTCCCCGCCCACCCGCGGCTTAGCGGCATGACCATTACCTGCCTGGCCCGACACCTCGCAGCCACGCGCACCTGCACTGTCACCCCAG AGGCCCCCCAGGAGGTGCTGCTACATCCCCTGGTGGCAGAGACCAGGTCAGGGGAGACAGAAGTGGTACTGGAGGCCTCTGGCTGTCCCCCACCCTCACGAGCAGTCTGGGCTCGGGAAGGCAGACCCCTGGCTCCAGGAGGAGGGGGACGCCTGCGGCTCAGCCAGGATGGGCGCAAGCTCTTCATCAGCAACTTCAGCCTTGACTGGGACCTGGGGAACTACTCTGTGCTGTGCAGCGGagcactgggtgctgggggcaACCAGATCACACTTGCTG gACCCTCCATCTCCTCGTGGAAACTACAAAGAGCCCGCAATGCAGCCGTGCTGACTTGGGATGTGGAACGCGGGGCCCTGATCAGTGGCTTCGAGATCCAGGCATGGACACAGAGATCTGACCTGAGCAGAGTCACCAACTACAGAGACTGGGTCACCCTGCTTTTTCTGGGACCTGGAGAACGGTCTGCTGTGGTGCCACTCTCTCCTGGGAATCCCAGGACCTGGGTCTTGCGgatcctgccagtcctgggagctCATCCTGGGACTCCATCCCAAAGCCGGGTCTACCAGACAG GCCCCACTCTGAGCCCTGGAGCCATCGCTGGCATCATCCTGGGATCCCTACTAGGCTTGGCGCTATTGGTCGGGCTCATTGTCCTGTGTATCTGCTGCCTGCGGCACTCCCGGG GAAAGGCTCCTACAGGAAAGCAGGGGCCCCTGAACTTTGCACCTATGATCACCCCACCAAGAAAGACCACGCAGAAGAGTGTGACCCCAGTACAGACTCCACAGCCACTGCCTATCAAATTCCCACTGAAGGACCCCAGTCCAGACAGAGACCACCAA
- the Vsig10l gene encoding V-set and immunoglobulin domain-containing protein 10-like isoform X2, with product MGTSWALPLFLLLGSGVQILPLGSTLGLQQTSVSLDAVNSSQSLGLKVPSIRSPSPNSDQSVGSQPAHEISGSTALPESLNGKDEPGSLWPHASTERGTSIQDPTFSELSGSNVFSDILDAQIPVQNATPLFSPKTPASNISAQDTKALVSAPGLKLPTKSQDLELSAYSPELKVSLETHPAESFPQQVGGPLAVLVGTTIRLPLAPVPNLGPPAPLVVWRQGSKVLAAGGLGPGAPLLSLDPAHRDRLRFDQARGGLELASAQMEDTGLYTVEVIRGGVSRQVQEFTVDVYEPLPQLSVQPKAPETEEGAAELRLRCVGWKPGRGKLSWSRDGRALEAADPEGSASQPRIRAEGDQLRIARPGRGDQARYTCSVRSPFGHREAAALVSVFYGPDPPVITVSSDRDASPAHFVSAGTDVTLRCAAASRPPADIAWSLADPAEAAVPAGPRLLLPAVGPGHAGAYACIASNPRTGRRRRSVFNLTVAALPPGSPQCSVEGGPADLSLRFRCSWPGGVPAASLQFQGLPEGLRAGPASSTLLVAVPAHPRLSGMTITCLARHLAATRTCTVTPGRPLAPGGGGRLRLSQDGRKLFISNFSLDWDLGNYSVLCSGALGAGGNQITLAGPSISSWKLQRARNAAVLTWDVERGALISGFEIQAWTQRSDLSRVTNYRDWVTLLFLGPGERSAVVPLSPGNPRTWVLRILPVLGAHPGTPSQSRVYQTGPTLSPGAIAGIILGSLLGLALLVGLIVLCICCLRHSRGKAPTGKQGPLNFAPMITPPRKTTQKSVTPVQTPQPLPIKFPLKDPSPDRDHQLISPHPVICPGGGSRTVRTATQV from the exons ATGGGCACCTCCTGGGCTTTGCCCCTCTTCCTACTCCTAG GCTCTGGAGTCCAGATCCTTCCTCTCGGATCTACCTTGGGGCTTCAGCAAACCTCTGTCTCCTTAGATGCTGTCAACtcctctcagagcctggggttGAAAGTTCCCTCCATCCGATCCCCAAGCCCGAACTCAGATCAGTCTGTAGGTTCCCAACCAGCTCATGAAATCTCTGGTTCTACGGCTCTTCCTGAATCCCTAAATGGAAAAGATGAGCCCGGGTCCCTGTGGCCACATGCTTCCACGGAGAGAGGAACGTCCATCCAGGATCCTACCTTCTCAGAGCTCTCTGGCTCTAACGTGTTTTCTGACATCTTGGATGCTCAAATTCCTGTCCAAAATGCCACACCTCTCTTCTCCCCGAAGACCCCGGCTTCCAATATTTCTGCTCAAGATACCAAAGCATTGGTCAGTGCTCCTGGTTTGAAACTCCCCACCAAGAGTCAGGACCTTGAACTTTCTGCCTACAGCCCTGAACTCAAAGTTTCTTTAGAAACCCATCCAGCGGAAAGCTTCCCCCAGCAGGTGGGGGGCCCTCTTGCCGTGCTTGTGGGGACCACCATTCGCCTCCCCCTGGCTCCAGTCCCCAATCttggccccccggcccccctcgtGGTCTGGCGACAGGGCTCCAAGGTGCTGGCagctgggggcctgggccccggGGCCCCTCTGCTTAGCCTGGACCCTGCTCATCGGGACCGCCTGCGCTTTGATCAGGCGAGAGGGGGGCTGGAACTTGCTTCTGCACAGATGGAAGACACAGGGCTCTACACTGTGGAGGTCATTCGGGGCGGGGTCTCTCGGCAGGTTCAGGAGTTCACAGTGGATGTGTATG AGCCTCTCCCCCAGCTGTCGGTGCAGCCCAAGGCCCCAGAGACAGAAGAGGGGGCCGCCGAGCTCCGGTTGCGTTGCGTGGGGTGGAAGCCGGGTCGCGGGAAGCTGAGCTGGAGCCGGGACGGCCGCGCCCTGGAGGCTGCAGATCCCGAAGGCAGCGCCTCGCAGCCCCGAATCCGCGCAGAGGGCGACCAGCTGCGCATCGCGCGCCCTGGGCGCGGGGACCAGGCCCGGTACACCTGCAGCGTCCGCAGCCCCTTCGGCCACCGCGAGGCCGCGGCCCTCGTCAGCGTCTTCT ATGGCCCAGACCCGCCCGTTATCACTGTCTCTTCCGACCGCGACGCCTCCCCGGCCCATTTCGTGTCCGCGGGCACCGACGTGACCTTGCGCTGCGCCGCCGCCTCGCGGCCGCCCGCCGACATCGCCTGGAGCTTGGCGGACCCCGCGGAGGCGGCGGTGCCAGCCGGGCCTCGCCTCCTGCTGCCCGCCGTGGGGCCGGGCCACGCGGGCGCCTACGCCTGCATCGCCTCGAACCCGCgcaccggccgccgccgccgctcggtGTTCAACCTCACGGTGGCGG CGCTTCCCCCGGGGTCCCCACAGTGTTCAGTGGAAGGCGGTCCTGCGGATCTCAGCCTCCGTTTTCGCTGTTCGTGGCCTGGCGGGGTCCCGGCTGCCTCCCTGCAGTTCCAGGGTCTTCCCGAAGGCCTTCGTGCAGGGCCGGCTTCCTCGACTCTCCTGGTGGCCGTCCCCGCCCACCCGCGGCTTAGCGGCATGACCATTACCTGCCTGGCCCGACACCTCGCAGCCACGCGCACCTGCACTGTCACCCCAG GCAGACCCCTGGCTCCAGGAGGAGGGGGACGCCTGCGGCTCAGCCAGGATGGGCGCAAGCTCTTCATCAGCAACTTCAGCCTTGACTGGGACCTGGGGAACTACTCTGTGCTGTGCAGCGGagcactgggtgctgggggcaACCAGATCACACTTGCTG gACCCTCCATCTCCTCGTGGAAACTACAAAGAGCCCGCAATGCAGCCGTGCTGACTTGGGATGTGGAACGCGGGGCCCTGATCAGTGGCTTCGAGATCCAGGCATGGACACAGAGATCTGACCTGAGCAGAGTCACCAACTACAGAGACTGGGTCACCCTGCTTTTTCTGGGACCTGGAGAACGGTCTGCTGTGGTGCCACTCTCTCCTGGGAATCCCAGGACCTGGGTCTTGCGgatcctgccagtcctgggagctCATCCTGGGACTCCATCCCAAAGCCGGGTCTACCAGACAG GCCCCACTCTGAGCCCTGGAGCCATCGCTGGCATCATCCTGGGATCCCTACTAGGCTTGGCGCTATTGGTCGGGCTCATTGTCCTGTGTATCTGCTGCCTGCGGCACTCCCGGG GAAAGGCTCCTACAGGAAAGCAGGGGCCCCTGAACTTTGCACCTATGATCACCCCACCAAGAAAGACCACGCAGAAGAGTGTGACCCCAGTACAGACTCCACAGCCACTGCCTATCAAATTCCCACTGAAGGACCCCAGTCCAGACAGAGACCACCAA
- the Vsig10l gene encoding V-set and immunoglobulin domain-containing protein 10-like isoform X1, producing MGTSWALPLFLLLGSGVQILPLGSTLGLQQTSVSLDAVNSSQSLGLKVPSIRSPSPNSDQSVGSQPAHEISGSTALPESLNGKDEPGSLWPHASTERGTSIQDPTFSELSGSNVFSDILDAQIPVQNATPLFSPKTPASNISAQDTKALVSAPGLKLPTKSQDLELSAYSPELKVSLETHPAESFPQQVGGPLAVLVGTTIRLPLAPVPNLGPPAPLVVWRQGSKVLAAGGLGPGAPLLSLDPAHRDRLRFDQARGGLELASAQMEDTGLYTVEVIRGGVSRQVQEFTVDVYEPLPQLSVQPKAPETEEGAAELRLRCVGWKPGRGKLSWSRDGRALEAADPEGSASQPRIRAEGDQLRIARPGRGDQARYTCSVRSPFGHREAAALVSVFYGPDPPVITVSSDRDASPAHFVSAGTDVTLRCAAASRPPADIAWSLADPAEAAVPAGPRLLLPAVGPGHAGAYACIASNPRTGRRRRSVFNLTVAALPPGSPQCSVEGGPADLSLRFRCSWPGGVPAASLQFQGLPEGLRAGPASSTLLVAVPAHPRLSGMTITCLARHLAATRTCTVTPEAPQEVLLHPLVAETRSGETEVVLEASGCPPPSRAVWAREGRPLAPGGGGRLRLSQDGRKLFISNFSLDWDLGNYSVLCSGALGAGGNQITLAGPSISSWKLQRARNAAVLTWDVERGALISGFEIQAWTQRSDLSRVTNYRDWVTLLFLGPGERSAVVPLSPGNPRTWVLRILPVLGAHPGTPSQSRVYQTGPTLSPGAIAGIILGSLLGLALLVGLIVLCICCLRHSRGKAPTGKQGPLNFAPMITPPRKTTQKSVTPVQTPQPLPIKFPLKDPSPDRDHQLISPHPVICPGGGSRTVRTATQV from the exons ATGGGCACCTCCTGGGCTTTGCCCCTCTTCCTACTCCTAG GCTCTGGAGTCCAGATCCTTCCTCTCGGATCTACCTTGGGGCTTCAGCAAACCTCTGTCTCCTTAGATGCTGTCAACtcctctcagagcctggggttGAAAGTTCCCTCCATCCGATCCCCAAGCCCGAACTCAGATCAGTCTGTAGGTTCCCAACCAGCTCATGAAATCTCTGGTTCTACGGCTCTTCCTGAATCCCTAAATGGAAAAGATGAGCCCGGGTCCCTGTGGCCACATGCTTCCACGGAGAGAGGAACGTCCATCCAGGATCCTACCTTCTCAGAGCTCTCTGGCTCTAACGTGTTTTCTGACATCTTGGATGCTCAAATTCCTGTCCAAAATGCCACACCTCTCTTCTCCCCGAAGACCCCGGCTTCCAATATTTCTGCTCAAGATACCAAAGCATTGGTCAGTGCTCCTGGTTTGAAACTCCCCACCAAGAGTCAGGACCTTGAACTTTCTGCCTACAGCCCTGAACTCAAAGTTTCTTTAGAAACCCATCCAGCGGAAAGCTTCCCCCAGCAGGTGGGGGGCCCTCTTGCCGTGCTTGTGGGGACCACCATTCGCCTCCCCCTGGCTCCAGTCCCCAATCttggccccccggcccccctcgtGGTCTGGCGACAGGGCTCCAAGGTGCTGGCagctgggggcctgggccccggGGCCCCTCTGCTTAGCCTGGACCCTGCTCATCGGGACCGCCTGCGCTTTGATCAGGCGAGAGGGGGGCTGGAACTTGCTTCTGCACAGATGGAAGACACAGGGCTCTACACTGTGGAGGTCATTCGGGGCGGGGTCTCTCGGCAGGTTCAGGAGTTCACAGTGGATGTGTATG AGCCTCTCCCCCAGCTGTCGGTGCAGCCCAAGGCCCCAGAGACAGAAGAGGGGGCCGCCGAGCTCCGGTTGCGTTGCGTGGGGTGGAAGCCGGGTCGCGGGAAGCTGAGCTGGAGCCGGGACGGCCGCGCCCTGGAGGCTGCAGATCCCGAAGGCAGCGCCTCGCAGCCCCGAATCCGCGCAGAGGGCGACCAGCTGCGCATCGCGCGCCCTGGGCGCGGGGACCAGGCCCGGTACACCTGCAGCGTCCGCAGCCCCTTCGGCCACCGCGAGGCCGCGGCCCTCGTCAGCGTCTTCT ATGGCCCAGACCCGCCCGTTATCACTGTCTCTTCCGACCGCGACGCCTCCCCGGCCCATTTCGTGTCCGCGGGCACCGACGTGACCTTGCGCTGCGCCGCCGCCTCGCGGCCGCCCGCCGACATCGCCTGGAGCTTGGCGGACCCCGCGGAGGCGGCGGTGCCAGCCGGGCCTCGCCTCCTGCTGCCCGCCGTGGGGCCGGGCCACGCGGGCGCCTACGCCTGCATCGCCTCGAACCCGCgcaccggccgccgccgccgctcggtGTTCAACCTCACGGTGGCGG CGCTTCCCCCGGGGTCCCCACAGTGTTCAGTGGAAGGCGGTCCTGCGGATCTCAGCCTCCGTTTTCGCTGTTCGTGGCCTGGCGGGGTCCCGGCTGCCTCCCTGCAGTTCCAGGGTCTTCCCGAAGGCCTTCGTGCAGGGCCGGCTTCCTCGACTCTCCTGGTGGCCGTCCCCGCCCACCCGCGGCTTAGCGGCATGACCATTACCTGCCTGGCCCGACACCTCGCAGCCACGCGCACCTGCACTGTCACCCCAG AGGCCCCCCAGGAGGTGCTGCTACATCCCCTGGTGGCAGAGACCAGGTCAGGGGAGACAGAAGTGGTACTGGAGGCCTCTGGCTGTCCCCCACCCTCACGAGCAGTCTGGGCTCGGGAAGGCAGACCCCTGGCTCCAGGAGGAGGGGGACGCCTGCGGCTCAGCCAGGATGGGCGCAAGCTCTTCATCAGCAACTTCAGCCTTGACTGGGACCTGGGGAACTACTCTGTGCTGTGCAGCGGagcactgggtgctgggggcaACCAGATCACACTTGCTG gACCCTCCATCTCCTCGTGGAAACTACAAAGAGCCCGCAATGCAGCCGTGCTGACTTGGGATGTGGAACGCGGGGCCCTGATCAGTGGCTTCGAGATCCAGGCATGGACACAGAGATCTGACCTGAGCAGAGTCACCAACTACAGAGACTGGGTCACCCTGCTTTTTCTGGGACCTGGAGAACGGTCTGCTGTGGTGCCACTCTCTCCTGGGAATCCCAGGACCTGGGTCTTGCGgatcctgccagtcctgggagctCATCCTGGGACTCCATCCCAAAGCCGGGTCTACCAGACAG GCCCCACTCTGAGCCCTGGAGCCATCGCTGGCATCATCCTGGGATCCCTACTAGGCTTGGCGCTATTGGTCGGGCTCATTGTCCTGTGTATCTGCTGCCTGCGGCACTCCCGGG GAAAGGCTCCTACAGGAAAGCAGGGGCCCCTGAACTTTGCACCTATGATCACCCCACCAAGAAAGACCACGCAGAAGAGTGTGACCCCAGTACAGACTCCACAGCCACTGCCTATCAAATTCCCACTGAAGGACCCCAGTCCAGACAGAGACCACCAA